One region of Streptomyces sp. CG4 genomic DNA includes:
- a CDS encoding DUF397 domain-containing protein yields the protein MKRSSIDPSCVQWRKSSYSSGTGGECVEVADTLPGVVPVRDSKTPNGPVLLFLTPAWAPFLAEVKTGEL from the coding sequence ATGAAGCGCAGCAGCATCGATCCGAGTTGCGTGCAGTGGCGCAAGAGTAGCTACAGCAGTGGAACTGGCGGCGAGTGCGTCGAAGTAGCCGACACCCTCCCCGGAGTCGTCCCCGTCCGCGACTCCAAGACCCCCAACGGCCCCGTACTCCTCTTCCTCACCCCCGCCTGGGCCCCCTTCCTCGCCGAAGTCAAGACCGGCGAACTGTAG
- a CDS encoding helix-turn-helix transcriptional regulator produces the protein MPAKKDPDASVSVPCFYGAELRFKREAAGLTLEQLAEGSFRGISFLSQIERGERGMPMDLAVHVDRKLGTDGFFKRRCEDAAKARRVGIAEHFADAADLEKTARTIEDWAPLLVPGLLQTKAYATAIARSAMPRASDTEVNEVVSARLDRARLFAQEDPPKFWAILDESVIRRRTLSPAGMAELLGHIVSVISATRSIVQIVPATAPAHPFMMGLTRIMTFVDAPPLVYTEGLHSGQLVDYPALVMAYRESYDLLRAAAQPPEASLAMIAEAAEEYRNEAQQHRSELRAVAQE, from the coding sequence GTGCCTGCGAAGAAGGATCCCGACGCATCGGTCAGCGTCCCTTGCTTTTACGGCGCCGAGTTGCGCTTCAAGCGGGAGGCGGCCGGGCTGACGCTGGAGCAGTTGGCCGAGGGGAGTTTCCGGGGGATCTCGTTCCTCAGCCAGATCGAGCGCGGGGAGCGGGGGATGCCGATGGATCTGGCCGTGCATGTGGATCGGAAGCTGGGGACAGACGGGTTTTTCAAGCGGAGGTGTGAAGACGCGGCCAAGGCCCGTAGGGTCGGTATTGCCGAGCACTTCGCAGACGCTGCCGACCTGGAGAAGACAGCGCGGACCATCGAGGACTGGGCTCCTTTGCTGGTGCCCGGTCTGCTCCAGACCAAGGCGTACGCTACGGCGATTGCCCGGTCGGCAATGCCACGAGCCTCGGACACCGAGGTCAATGAGGTCGTGAGTGCTCGTCTGGACCGAGCGAGGCTCTTTGCGCAGGAGGATCCGCCGAAGTTCTGGGCGATCCTCGACGAGTCGGTCATCCGACGGCGGACGCTGTCACCTGCGGGGATGGCCGAGCTATTGGGCCACATTGTCAGCGTGATCAGCGCAACGCGGTCCATCGTGCAGATCGTTCCGGCAACTGCTCCGGCTCACCCGTTCATGATGGGCCTGACCCGCATCATGACCTTCGTTGACGCGCCTCCGCTGGTGTACACCGAGGGTCTGCACAGCGGCCAACTCGTTGATTATCCAGCGCTCGTGATGGCCTACCGCGAGTCGTACGATCTGCTTAGGGCCGCCGCACAGCCGCCAGAGGCGTCCCTGGCCATGATCGCGGAAGCGGCAGAGGAGTACCGGAATGAAGCGCAGCAGCATCGATCCGAGTTGCGTGCAGTGGCGCAAGAGTAG
- a CDS encoding ATP-binding protein — MKPLILDLLALPKAVPEVRRAVRAHLNHTPCSELQLCVSELLANVINHVGEGTPVTVRLARLEGGRTRLEVSDPDAHAWLVRRRPGADEESGRGLLLVDAVAVRWGVEHCPGGKTVWCELPGENAGGISVSGRSGAFP, encoded by the coding sequence GTGAAGCCGCTGATCCTCGATCTGCTCGCGCTGCCCAAGGCCGTACCGGAGGTGCGGCGGGCCGTGCGCGCGCACCTGAACCACACCCCGTGCTCCGAACTCCAGCTCTGTGTCAGCGAGTTGTTGGCCAACGTGATCAACCACGTAGGCGAGGGCACACCGGTCACCGTACGGCTGGCCCGACTGGAAGGCGGCCGTACCCGACTGGAGGTGAGTGACCCGGACGCCCACGCCTGGCTCGTACGACGACGCCCCGGCGCGGACGAGGAGTCCGGCCGGGGCCTGTTACTGGTCGACGCAGTGGCCGTGCGCTGGGGCGTGGAGCACTGCCCCGGCGGCAAGACCGTATGGTGCGAGCTTCCCGGCGAAAACGCCGGAGGCATCAGCGTCAGTGGAAGAAGTGGCGCGTTCCCGTGA
- the purH gene encoding bifunctional phosphoribosylaminoimidazolecarboxamide formyltransferase/IMP cyclohydrolase has product MTAESTVTAESGKRALRRALVSVYDKTGLEELARGLHEAGVELVSTGSTAGRIAAAGVPVTKVEELTGFPECLDGRVKTLHPKVHAGILADLRLDSHREQLAELGVEPFDLVVVNLYPFRETVASGASDDECVEQIDIGGPSMVRAAAKNHPSVAVVTSPERYADVLAAVKDGGFDLAARKRLAAEAFQHTAAYDVAVASWFASSYAPVDESHFPDFLGATFERANTLRYGENPHQPAALYVDGSGGLAAAEQLHGKEMSYNNYTDTDAARRAAYDHDEPCVAIIKHANPCGIAVGSDVAEAHRKAHACDPVSAYGGVIAVNRPVSKEMAEQVAEIFTEVIVAPDYEEGALEALAKKKNIRVLKAPSAPCNRVEAKQVDGGLLLQVTDRLQAEGDDPANWTLASGEALSPEELQDLAFAWKACRAVKSNAILLAKDGASVGVGMGQVNRVDSCKLAVERAGEERARGAYAASDAFFPFPDGPEILINAGVRAIVQPGGSIRDEQVVEAAKKAGVTMYFTGTRHFFH; this is encoded by the coding sequence GTGACCGCCGAGAGCACCGTCACGGCCGAGAGCGGCAAGCGGGCCCTGCGCCGCGCGCTCGTCAGCGTCTACGACAAGACCGGGCTGGAAGAGCTGGCCCGCGGGCTGCACGAGGCCGGGGTGGAACTGGTCTCCACCGGGTCCACGGCAGGCCGCATCGCCGCCGCCGGCGTCCCCGTCACCAAGGTCGAGGAACTGACCGGCTTCCCCGAGTGCCTGGACGGCCGGGTGAAGACCCTGCACCCGAAGGTGCACGCGGGCATCCTCGCCGACCTGCGGCTGGACAGCCACCGCGAGCAGCTCGCCGAGCTGGGCGTGGAGCCGTTCGACCTCGTCGTCGTGAACCTCTACCCGTTCCGCGAGACCGTCGCCTCGGGCGCGAGCGACGACGAGTGCGTGGAGCAGATCGACATCGGCGGCCCGTCCATGGTCCGCGCCGCCGCCAAGAACCACCCGTCGGTCGCCGTGGTCACCAGCCCCGAGCGATACGCGGACGTCCTCGCGGCCGTCAAGGACGGCGGCTTCGACCTCGCCGCCCGCAAGCGGCTCGCCGCCGAGGCGTTCCAGCACACGGCCGCGTACGACGTGGCCGTCGCCTCGTGGTTCGCGTCCTCGTACGCCCCGGTCGACGAGTCCCACTTCCCCGACTTCCTCGGCGCCACCTTCGAGCGCGCCAACACCCTGCGCTACGGCGAGAACCCGCACCAGCCCGCCGCTCTCTACGTCGACGGCAGCGGTGGACTCGCGGCGGCCGAGCAGCTGCACGGCAAGGAGATGTCGTACAACAATTACACGGACACGGACGCCGCCCGCCGTGCCGCGTACGACCACGACGAGCCGTGTGTCGCGATTATCAAGCACGCCAACCCCTGTGGAATCGCGGTCGGTTCGGACGTCGCCGAGGCGCACCGCAAGGCCCACGCCTGCGACCCGGTCTCCGCGTACGGCGGTGTGATCGCCGTGAACCGCCCGGTCAGCAAGGAGATGGCCGAGCAGGTCGCCGAGATCTTCACCGAGGTCATCGTCGCGCCGGACTACGAGGAGGGGGCGCTGGAGGCCCTCGCCAAGAAGAAGAACATCCGCGTCCTGAAGGCCCCGAGCGCGCCCTGCAACCGGGTCGAGGCCAAGCAGGTCGACGGCGGTCTCCTGCTCCAGGTCACCGATCGGCTCCAGGCCGAGGGGGACGACCCCGCGAACTGGACCCTGGCCAGCGGCGAGGCGCTGTCGCCCGAGGAGCTTCAGGACCTGGCCTTCGCCTGGAAGGCATGCCGCGCGGTGAAGTCCAACGCGATCCTGCTGGCGAAGGACGGCGCCTCGGTCGGCGTCGGCATGGGCCAGGTCAACCGCGTCGACTCCTGCAAGCTCGCGGTCGAGCGGGCCGGCGAGGAGCGCGCCCGCGGTGCCTACGCGGCCTCCGACGCCTTCTTCCCCTTCCCCGACGGCCCGGAGATCCTCATCAACGCCGGTGTCCGCGCGATCGTCCAGCCGGGCGGCTCGATCCGTGACGAGCAGGTCGTCGAGGCCGCCAAGAAGGCGGGCGTGACGATGTACTTCACGGGAACGCGCCACTTCTTCCACTGA
- the purN gene encoding phosphoribosylglycinamide formyltransferase — protein MAATPAGPAVKRLVVLVSGSGTNLQALLDEIERTGAERYGARVVAVGADRDGIEGLARAERAGLPTFVRKVKDYDSRQEWDAALAEAVAAYEPDLVISAGFMKIVGKEFLARFGGRFVNTHPALLPSFPGAHGVRDALAYGAKVTGCTVHFVDDGVDTGPIIAQGVVEVRDEDDESALHERIKEVERRLLVEVVGRIARNGHRIEGRKVVIL, from the coding sequence GTGGCCGCCACCCCCGCTGGCCCCGCGGTCAAGCGCCTCGTCGTGCTGGTCTCCGGATCCGGCACCAATCTGCAGGCGCTCCTGGACGAGATCGAGCGCACCGGAGCCGAGCGGTACGGCGCACGGGTCGTCGCCGTCGGGGCCGACCGTGACGGCATCGAGGGCCTCGCCCGTGCCGAGCGGGCCGGGCTGCCGACCTTCGTGCGGAAGGTGAAGGACTACGACAGCCGTCAGGAGTGGGACGCCGCCCTCGCCGAGGCCGTGGCGGCGTACGAGCCCGACCTCGTGATCTCCGCCGGGTTCATGAAGATCGTGGGGAAGGAGTTCCTCGCGCGCTTCGGCGGGCGGTTCGTGAACACCCATCCCGCCCTCCTCCCCAGTTTTCCCGGGGCCCACGGCGTCCGCGACGCGCTCGCGTACGGCGCCAAGGTCACCGGCTGCACCGTCCACTTCGTCGACGACGGCGTCGACACCGGCCCGATCATCGCTCAGGGCGTGGTCGAGGTCCGGGACGAGGACGACGAGAGCGCGCTGCACGAGCGCATCAAGGAAGTCGAGCGAAGGCTGCTCGTCGAGGTCGTGGGGCGGATCGCCCGCAACGGCCATCGCATTGAGGGACGAAAGGTAGTAATCCTGTGA
- a CDS encoding DUF6350 family protein yields MERVNLMTVHRTSPAALLARMRDREPGLAASFLAGAVAAGLGVASFAALLMVLWVSSPYPDSGPGGALHTAAALWLLAHGIELVRTDTPSGAPMPVGVTPLLLLTLPVWRVYRAARDAVDAPDDADGPPPVPARTVWTGVVLGYLGVGVAVALYCSDGELRPSWAGVAVCLPLVAAGSAAAGVWSAYGSPREPVLRALVVVPGPVRRLVFGADARARLGTAVRATGAATAVLCGGGALLLGVSLIWHGAAARVSFLQLTEGWTGRCAVLMLGIALIPNAAVWAASYALGPGFFLGAGHLVHPFASHPAPMLPPFPLLAAVPDPGVGTPLNWAAGVVPAAAGVTAGWFVARGAVYRAEPGAPVSARWSVLRTAGEVLLTAVVCAAAFALLAELAGGPLGVAALTRFGPVWWQAGGAVGMWTAAFAMPVALVVRGWRVWGVRARNRTAEGERRTGNPAKATDTLPGKETASGEAEGEGAGEETAQGKETTKGTKGTKGANGRDSGKGEHSTRPGTAPGTTAADAEELYDFLPADDPFPSDLDDDLARVSHRSALREPADAHAPTEAPASPVTPEPPPAEPRPPLTDPPSDTQEPPDTTGVTPGP; encoded by the coding sequence ATGGAGCGCGTGAATCTGATGACCGTTCACCGCACCTCGCCGGCGGCGCTGCTGGCCCGGATGCGGGACCGCGAGCCCGGACTGGCCGCGAGCTTCCTGGCCGGCGCCGTCGCGGCCGGACTCGGTGTCGCCTCGTTCGCCGCGCTGTTGATGGTGTTGTGGGTCAGCTCGCCGTATCCCGACAGCGGTCCGGGCGGCGCGCTGCACACGGCGGCCGCGCTGTGGCTGCTGGCGCACGGCATCGAACTGGTCCGCACCGACACGCCCTCCGGGGCGCCCATGCCGGTGGGGGTGACGCCGTTGCTGCTGCTGACGCTGCCCGTGTGGCGGGTGTACCGGGCGGCCAGGGACGCGGTGGACGCGCCCGACGACGCCGACGGCCCGCCGCCGGTACCGGCGCGCACGGTGTGGACCGGGGTCGTCCTCGGCTACCTCGGCGTCGGCGTCGCGGTCGCGCTGTACTGCTCGGACGGTGAACTGCGGCCCTCATGGGCCGGGGTGGCGGTGTGTCTGCCACTGGTCGCGGCGGGTTCGGCGGCGGCCGGGGTGTGGTCGGCGTACGGCAGCCCGCGCGAGCCGGTGCTGCGTGCGCTGGTGGTGGTACCGGGGCCGGTGCGGCGGCTGGTGTTCGGCGCGGACGCGCGGGCCCGGCTGGGTACGGCCGTACGGGCCACCGGTGCGGCTACGGCGGTGCTCTGCGGCGGTGGGGCGTTGCTGCTCGGGGTGTCACTGATCTGGCACGGCGCCGCGGCACGGGTGTCCTTCCTCCAGCTGACGGAGGGGTGGACGGGGCGGTGCGCGGTGCTGATGCTCGGCATCGCGCTGATCCCCAACGCGGCGGTGTGGGCCGCGTCCTACGCCCTCGGCCCCGGGTTCTTTCTCGGCGCCGGGCATCTGGTGCACCCGTTCGCCTCCCATCCGGCCCCGATGCTGCCGCCGTTCCCGCTGCTGGCGGCGGTGCCGGACCCGGGCGTCGGGACGCCGCTGAACTGGGCGGCGGGGGTGGTGCCGGCGGCGGCCGGGGTGACGGCGGGGTGGTTCGTGGCGCGGGGGGCGGTGTACCGGGCGGAGCCGGGCGCACCGGTGTCGGCGCGCTGGTCGGTCCTCCGTACCGCCGGGGAGGTGCTGCTGACGGCGGTGGTCTGCGCGGCGGCCTTCGCCCTGCTCGCCGAGCTGGCGGGCGGGCCGTTGGGCGTTGCCGCGCTGACCCGTTTTGGGCCGGTGTGGTGGCAGGCCGGGGGAGCGGTGGGGATGTGGACGGCGGCGTTCGCGATGCCGGTGGCGCTCGTGGTGCGGGGGTGGCGGGTGTGGGGTGTACGGGCGCGGAACCGGACAGCGGAGGGGGAGCGGCGGACGGGGAATCCGGCCAAGGCCACGGACACGCTCCCGGGCAAGGAGACCGCCAGCGGCGAGGCCGAGGGCGAGGGCGCAGGAGAGGAAACGGCTCAGGGCAAGGAGACCACCAAGGGCACGAAGGGCACCAAGGGCGCGAACGGCAGGGACTCGGGCAAGGGCGAGCACTCCACGCGCCCGGGTACGGCGCCGGGGACGACCGCCGCCGACGCGGAGGAGCTGTACGACTTCCTCCCGGCCGACGACCCGTTCCCCTCGGACCTGGACGACGACCTGGCGCGCGTCTCCCACCGGTCGGCGCTACGAGAACCCGCCGACGCGCACGCCCCGACCGAAGCCCCGGCAAGCCCGGTCACCCCCGAGCCACCTCCGGCCGAGCCCCGACCGCCCCTCACCGACCCGCCGTCGGACACCCAGGAGCCCCCAGACACCACCGGGGTCACCCCAGGCCCTTGA
- a CDS encoding RNA polymerase subunit sigma-70: MCRSIYVYLLFRTKGCTVTSPTHDEPLTPPQAFDALYAFCAPALVRQAYLLTGRRELARAAVERAFQLAWQRWPEVARDRDPGGWVRAMAYDCALSPWHRFRPRYRHAEPPPADPADRALLHVLLNLPPSYRRTLVLYDGVGLDLPETAAETEASTPAAAHRLTHAREAVAARLPELADPGELHRRLLGLASTERLRAAGAEPVRCEGERRSVFWTRAAIAFTMTIAGATALTLWTAPTHFEAPIAPAQAVEGVPPVGVLPPLGLMGPPPPKEQVRRAKMRKVAAGGPERLAPELR, from the coding sequence ATGTGTCGCTCAATATATGTTTATCTGCTTTTTCGTACGAAAGGGTGCACAGTGACGAGCCCGACGCACGACGAGCCCCTGACGCCGCCTCAGGCCTTCGACGCGCTGTACGCGTTCTGTGCCCCCGCCCTCGTACGCCAGGCCTATCTGCTCACCGGGCGCCGGGAGCTGGCCCGCGCGGCCGTGGAACGGGCCTTCCAGCTGGCCTGGCAGCGCTGGCCCGAGGTGGCACGGGACCGCGATCCGGGCGGCTGGGTACGGGCGATGGCGTACGACTGCGCGCTCTCGCCGTGGCACCGCTTCCGCCCCCGGTACCGGCACGCCGAGCCGCCGCCGGCCGACCCTGCCGACCGGGCGCTGCTGCACGTCCTGCTGAACCTGCCGCCGTCGTACCGGCGCACGCTCGTCCTGTACGACGGCGTGGGCCTCGATCTGCCGGAGACGGCGGCGGAGACGGAGGCCAGCACGCCGGCCGCCGCGCACCGGCTGACCCACGCCCGCGAGGCGGTGGCCGCGCGGCTGCCGGAACTGGCCGACCCCGGCGAACTGCACCGCCGGCTGCTCGGACTGGCCTCGACGGAGCGGTTGCGCGCGGCCGGGGCGGAGCCGGTGCGGTGCGAGGGCGAGCGGCGGAGTGTGTTCTGGACCCGGGCGGCGATCGCGTTCACGATGACGATCGCCGGCGCGACGGCGCTCACGCTGTGGACGGCACCGACACACTTCGAGGCGCCGATCGCTCCGGCCCAGGCCGTGGAGGGGGTTCCGCCGGTCGGGGTCCTTCCGCCGCTCGGGCTCATGGGTCCGCCGCCCCCGAAGGAACAGGTGCGGCGGGCGAAGATGCGGAAGGTCGCGGCGGGGGGACCGGAGAGACTGGCTCCGGAACTCCGGTGA
- the sucD gene encoding succinate--CoA ligase subunit alpha — translation MAIWLNKDSKVIVQGMTGATGMKHTKLMLGDGTNVVGGVNPRKAGTTVEFDGTEVPVFGTVKEAIDKTGADVSVIFVPEKFTKDAVVEAIDAEIPLAVVITEGIAVHDTASFWAYAGKKGNKTRIIGPNCPGIITPGQSNVGIIPGDITKPGRIGLVSKSGTLTYQMMYELRDIGFSTAVGIGGDPIIGSTHIDALAAFQDDPETELIVMIGEIGGDAEERAAAFIKENVTKPVVGYVAGFTAPEGKTMGHAGAIVSGSSGTAQAKKEALEAAGVKVGKTPTETAKLAREILGG, via the coding sequence ATGGCTATCTGGCTCAACAAGGACAGCAAGGTCATCGTCCAGGGCATGACCGGTGCCACCGGCATGAAGCACACCAAGCTCATGCTCGGGGACGGCACCAACGTCGTGGGCGGCGTGAACCCGCGGAAGGCGGGCACCACCGTGGAGTTCGACGGCACCGAGGTACCCGTTTTCGGTACCGTCAAGGAGGCCATCGACAAGACCGGCGCCGACGTCTCCGTCATCTTCGTGCCGGAGAAGTTCACCAAGGACGCGGTCGTCGAGGCCATCGACGCCGAGATCCCGCTGGCCGTCGTGATCACCGAGGGCATCGCCGTGCACGACACGGCGTCCTTCTGGGCGTACGCCGGCAAGAAGGGCAACAAGACCCGCATCATCGGCCCGAACTGCCCCGGCATCATCACCCCGGGCCAGTCGAACGTCGGCATCATCCCGGGCGACATCACGAAGCCGGGCCGCATCGGCCTGGTCTCGAAGTCCGGCACGCTGACGTACCAGATGATGTACGAGCTCCGTGACATCGGCTTCTCGACGGCCGTCGGCATCGGTGGCGACCCGATCATCGGCTCCACGCACATCGACGCCCTGGCCGCGTTCCAGGACGACCCGGAGACCGAGCTCATCGTGATGATCGGTGAGATCGGTGGCGACGCCGAGGAGCGTGCGGCCGCGTTCATCAAGGAGAACGTGACCAAGCCGGTCGTCGGTTACGTCGCGGGCTTCACCGCGCCCGAGGGCAAGACCATGGGCCACGCCGGCGCCATCGTCTCCGGCTCCTCCGGCACCGCACAGGCCAAGAAGGAGGCCCTGGAGGCCGCGGGCGTCAAGGTCGGCAAGACCCCGACCGAGACGGCGAAGCTCGCCCGCGAGATCCTGGGCGGCTGA
- the sucC gene encoding ADP-forming succinate--CoA ligase subunit beta, with protein MDLFEYQARDLFAKHDVPVLAGEVIDTPEAAREITERLGGKSVVKAQVKVGGRGKAGGVKLAASADEAVARATDILGMDIKGHTVHKVMIAETAPEILEEYYVSFLLDRANRTFLSIASVEGGVEIEEVAATRPEAVAKTSIDPIDGVDEAKAREIVAAAKFPAEVADKVANVLVKLWDTFIKSDALLVEVNPLAKVASGDVIALDGKVSLDENAEFRHPEYEELHDKDAANPLEAAAKEKNLNYVKLDGEVGIIGNGAGLVMSTLDVVAYAGENHGGVKPANFLDIGGGASAQVMANGLEIILGDPDVKSVFVNVFGGITACDEVANGIVQALKLLEDRGEKVEKPLVVRLDGNNAELGRKILTDANHPLVQRVDTMDGAADKAAELAHAAK; from the coding sequence GTGGACCTGTTCGAGTACCAGGCGAGGGACCTCTTCGCCAAGCACGATGTACCGGTGCTGGCCGGTGAAGTCATCGACACGCCTGAGGCGGCGCGCGAGATCACCGAGCGGCTGGGCGGCAAGTCCGTCGTCAAGGCGCAGGTGAAGGTCGGTGGTCGCGGCAAGGCCGGTGGCGTCAAGCTGGCCGCCTCCGCGGACGAGGCCGTCGCCCGTGCGACGGACATCCTCGGCATGGACATCAAGGGCCACACGGTCCACAAGGTCATGATCGCCGAGACCGCTCCGGAGATCCTCGAGGAGTACTACGTCTCCTTCCTCCTCGACCGTGCCAACCGCACCTTCCTCTCCATCGCCTCCGTCGAGGGCGGCGTGGAGATCGAGGAGGTGGCGGCCACCCGCCCCGAGGCCGTCGCCAAGACGTCGATCGACCCGATCGACGGTGTGGACGAGGCCAAGGCCCGCGAGATCGTCGCGGCCGCCAAGTTCCCCGCCGAGGTCGCGGACAAGGTCGCGAACGTCCTGGTCAAGCTGTGGGACACCTTCATCAAGTCGGACGCCCTCCTCGTCGAGGTCAACCCGCTCGCGAAGGTCGCCTCCGGTGACGTCATCGCCCTCGACGGCAAGGTGTCGCTCGACGAGAACGCCGAGTTCCGCCACCCCGAGTACGAGGAGCTCCACGACAAGGACGCGGCCAACCCGCTTGAGGCCGCCGCCAAGGAGAAGAACCTCAACTACGTCAAGCTCGACGGTGAGGTCGGCATCATCGGCAACGGCGCCGGTCTCGTCATGAGCACCCTGGACGTCGTCGCGTACGCCGGTGAGAACCACGGTGGCGTCAAGCCCGCCAACTTCCTGGACATCGGCGGTGGCGCCTCCGCCCAGGTCATGGCGAACGGCCTGGAGATCATCCTGGGCGACCCGGACGTCAAGTCCGTCTTCGTGAACGTCTTCGGTGGCATCACCGCCTGCGACGAGGTCGCCAACGGCATCGTGCAGGCCCTGAAGCTCCTGGAGGACCGCGGCGAGAAGGTCGAGAAGCCGCTCGTCGTCCGCCTCGACGGCAACAACGCCGAGCTGGGCCGCAAGATCCTCACGGACGCCAACCACCCGCTGGTGCAGCGCGTCGACACCATGGACGGCGCGGCCGACAAGGCCGCCGAGCTGGCCCACGCCGCCAAGTAA